A window of the Ostrea edulis chromosome 1, xbOstEdul1.1, whole genome shotgun sequence genome harbors these coding sequences:
- the LOC125669215 gene encoding zinc finger transcription factor lin-29-like, translated as MADRHQREDLSLWAGMQSPAMGDMSSQGMSADLFKWKHANPHVSSDYGSLNHEHAVNSHNDHASSLRHISTGSSGSYRSSTGSVSGPSTPTNNTPLVIPQPVKPTNKSGKSYHCKTCDQIFTTKSDMLIHSQQIHKQDPKPYRCPTCQRCFANSSYLSQHNRIHAGIRPYKCEICERKFTQLSHLQQHIRTHTGEKPYKCMHPGCGKAFSQLSNLQSHSRSHMTDKPFRCNSCYKCYADEQSLREHIPKHSDTKHLKTHICRICGKSYTQETYLARHMSKHSQDNLNINKIVSSRPIKQEPHDHSNGATDYSRLPERSVDGSTTPCGKVSSAFMPIPQFGGNVPSSSNSAYPFSTSLPNNSPLSPSLPHISSMASRSYFPYDPINFRKTDVPDRSLNASMSRDNQFLANSLLSLQQIKNYATHQMPSFAPACSSGGARLA; from the exons ATTTATTCAAGTGGAAGCACGCCAACCCTCACGTCTCCAGTGACTATG GGAGCTTAAATCATGAACATGCAGTGAATAGCCACAACGACCATGCATCAAGCCTACGTCACATAAGTACAGGAAGCTCCGGCAGTTACCGTAGCAGCACAGGAAGCGTGAGCGGACCATCAACACCAACGAATAATACACCCCTGGTGATCCCCCAGCCAGTGAAGCCAACCAATAAGTCGGGGAAGTCGTACCACTGCAAGACATGTGATCAG atttttacaacaaaatcgGACATGTTGATTCACAGTCAACAAATACACAAACAAGATCCAAAGCCCTATCGCTGCCCTACATGCCAAAGATGTTTTGCAAATTCCTCGTATCTCTCTCAGCACAATAGGATACATGCAGGAATTCGTCCATATAAATGTGAAATCTGTGAACGAAAATTCACCCAGTTGTCACATCTCCAGCAGCATATCCGCACGCATACAGGGGAAAAGCCATACAAATGTATGCACCCGGGGTGTGGCAAAGCTTTCTCTCAATTATCCAATCTTCAGTCACATTCAAGATCCCACATGACTGACAAGCCTTTTAGGTGTAACTCCTGTTATAAATGCTATGCTGATGAACAAAGCTTGCGGGAGCACATCCCGAAACACTCTGACACGAAGCATTTAAAAACGCATATTTGTCGCATCTGTGGTAAGTCGTACACGCAGGAGACCTATCTGGCGAGACACATGTCAAAACACTCACAGGACaatttgaatataaataaaattgtatCCAGTCGACCAATCAAACAAGAACCGCATGATCATTCCAATGGGGCGACAGACTACAGCCGGCTGCCCGAACGTTCAGTGGATGGTTCAACAACTCCATGTGGAAAAGTCTCGTCTGCATTTATGCCGATTCCACAATTCGGAGGTAACGTACCCAGCTCCTCGAATTCTGCGTACCCTTTCAGTACATCACTTCCAAATAACTCCCCTCTGAGTCCATCACTCCCCCATATATCCTCCATGGCATCTCGGAGCTATTTTCCGTATGATCCCATAAACTTCAGAAAAACAGATGTTCCGGACCGATCTCTGAATGCTTCAATGAGTAGGGACAACCAATTTCTGGCAAACAGTCTACTAAGTTTACAGCAAATTAAGAACTATGCCACTCACCAGATGCCAAGCTTTGCCCCTGCTTGTTCAAGTGGGGGTGCAAGGTTAGCGTGA